CGGCCTCCGCCGAGTCGCTGACCGAAGCGTTGGCAACCAAGCCGGTCGACGCCGTGGCGCTGCTGACGCCGGAGGAATTGCCGGCGTTTCGTCGCCTCACGCATGGATCGGCAGCCGCGTGGACGCCGCCGACACGCAAGTCGTCGGTCAGTTCGCGCGTCCAACGTCTGCGGGCTGCGGTGCGCAGCACCCTGCAGCATGGCGGTGGCGCGTCGGCCAGCGAACTGGCTCTGCTCACCCCATTGCTCGACACCTTCGACGCCGTGGAAATCGCCTCCGCCGCATTGCGTCTCTATGAATCGACGCTGCGCGACCTGGCGGCGCTGAAAGCGGAAGCCACGCAGCTTGCCGCGCGTCCAGCGGTCAGCGATGCGCGTGGCGATGCCCGGGGCGCGCGCGGCCTGTCCGTCATGCAGGGTGGTTCCACCGGCAGCAAGCAGCGCGTGTTCCTCGCGGTTGGCAAGCGCGACCAGGTGCGCGTTGGCGACATTGTCGGCGCGGTGGCCAACGAGGCGGGAATCGATGGGACGCGGATTGGCTCCGTGGAGATGTTCGAGTCGCATACCACGGTGGAACTGTCGGCTGAGGACGCGGCGCGCGCAGTGGCGGCGCTGGCCGATGTCTCATTGAAGGGCCGTCGCCTCAGTGCGAGAATCGACGAGCGCAGCAGCACCGAGCGCGGTGGTGAACGCGCCGAACGGCGTCCACCGCGGACGTTCGGCCCGCCGCGCACCGACCGGAACGAACGGCCCGAGCGTGGGGCACCGCGCGGTGGCCCCCGCCCCGACTCCCGCGGTCCCCGCAGTGAAGGTCGCAGTGATTCGCGTGGTGATTCGCGTGGCGATTCGCGTGGCGGTGGATCGCGCGGCGGCGCATCCGGGGCCAATTTCGGGACGTCCGGTGCGCGACGTGAATTTGGCGATCGTCCGGCGCGCGAGCGCACCGAGGGGACCAGCGAATGGTCGCAGCGCGGCGAACGCATGAAGCACGCCAAGCGGCCACCGACCGAAAGCGCCGAGTAACGCGACGAGGTTGATGCGATGAATGACGGATTTCAGGTGGCCGGTGGATGGATCGAAGTGGTGGCGGGCGTGATGTTCAGCGGCAAGTCGGAGGAGTTGATGCGCCGCGTGCGTCGCGCCACCATCGCCAGAAAACGGGTGCAGGTGTTCAAGTCGCACCTCGACGATCGCTACGCCGGCTTGCTGGCCATCTCCAGTCATGATCGTCGGACCGTCGAAGCGGTGCCGGTGGATTCGTCGGCGCAGATCATGCTGCGCCTCGATCCGATGGCGCAGGTCATTGCGATCGACGAGGCGCAGTTCCTTGATGCGGGCATCGTGCAGGTCGCGTCCGTGCTGGCCGATCGCGGTCGGCGCGTCATCCTCGCCGGCACGGATACCGATTTCCGGGGCGAACCGTTCGGGGCCATGCCGCAGCTGATGGCGGTGGCGGAAGTGGTCGACAAGCTGCACGCGATCTGCGTGATGTGCGGCTCGCCGGCCAGTCGCAATCAGCGACTGATCGAGGGCAAGCCGGCGTCGTACGATTCTCCGACCATCATGGTCGGTGCGGCGGACAGCTACGAAGCGCGGTGTCGGGCGTGTCACATCGTCCCCCGAAAGGATGAGGGGCAGCAGCAGCTGCTATGACAGGGCCAGCGCTCGCTTCAAGGCAAGCGCGATACCGTTGGCGTCAAATGGCTTGCCGAGGAAGGTCACCTGCCGCGCATCCAGCTCGCGTCGGGCAAACTCGTCCATCGAGAATCCGCTGATGGCCACGATCGGCAGCTGTGGGTAACGCTGCTGCACGGCCGCAATCAGTTCCATGCCGCCCATCCCCGGCATCGTCAAGTCGGTGACCAGGATCGAAAGGGCGTCGGCACTCGACTCGAGCAGCGCCAGGGCGTCGGAACCGGACGCCGCAGCCAGCACGCGGTGCCCCTGACGGTCGAGCATACGACGCGCGGATTCACGCAGCATCGCATCGTCATCGACCAGCAGAATGCTCAACGCGCCCTGCACCTCCGTACCGCGTGACGGCGTGGCGATCACCTCGGGTGCCGCGGCGAGCGGGAAACACAGTCGCATCGTGGTCCCCCGTCCAGGCATCGATTCGCACTCAATGAAGCCGTGACACTGCGTGACCATGCCATGCACGGACGCGAGTCCCATGCCCGCATTCGTACCGAAGGGTTGGGTCGAGAAGAAAGGCTCAAACAAACGGTTGCGCACGTCTTCGCTCATGCCGATGCCGGTGTCCGCCACTTCGAGCACCGCAAACGGTTGAGGCGACGGATGGTCAGCACCGGTCGGCGGTCGATCGATCCGGCGCACGGTCGTGGTCAGGGTGAGCGTTCCGCCATCGGGCATCGCGGCGCGCGCATTGTCGACGAGGGTGCGCACGGCATCCAGCGCCTGCTGACGATCAATGCGAACCAGCACAGGTTCGTCCCGCAACGACAGGCTGACACGAATGGTCGACGGCAACTCGTCGCGAATCGTGGCAAACCGGTTCTGAATCAGGGCGCTCAGATCGACCTCCTCCGTGCGGAGCCATTGCCGACGGCCAACCGCCAGCAGTTGGTTGGTCAGCGCCTCGGCGCGCGCCGTCGCGCCTTCAATGGCGCGCACGTCCACCAGGGACGGCGAGGCCTCGTCCAGCGATTCGTGCAGGAACCCCGTCGCGCCGCGAATGACCGTCAGAATATTGTTGAGGTCG
The genomic region above belongs to Gemmatimonadaceae bacterium and contains:
- a CDS encoding DbpA RNA binding domain-containing protein, with protein sequence MGEEEREGAARSQNVVLQGPADARTMAAAMRPGVERSRDVEGSAAPACLVITPTIEQALTAAEQARVLFADDTSRVVPVSQVARARRVLASGPVALVTGTASDLLALRRESALRVDALRAAIIIGLDEVLADGEAEALQALLGDIPPETMRVATIDSETPAVEAFLEAQLHRARRIAPPPAGEAPLAVTPSYVLTSRAGRADALRAVLDAVDPPSLVIVAANDPSADDARRALARLGLVVDGLLVQVVRQPTSQHVNLVVLWDAPASAESLTEALATKPVDAVALLTPEELPAFRRLTHGSAAAWTPPTRKSSVSSRVQRLRAAVRSTLQHGGGASASELALLTPLLDTFDAVEIASAALRLYESTLRDLAALKAEATQLAARPAVSDARGDARGARGLSVMQGGSTGSKQRVFLAVGKRDQVRVGDIVGAVANEAGIDGTRIGSVEMFESHTTVELSAEDAARAVAALADVSLKGRRLSARIDERSSTERGGERAERRPPRTFGPPRTDRNERPERGAPRGGPRPDSRGPRSEGRSDSRGDSRGDSRGGGSRGGASGANFGTSGARREFGDRPARERTEGTSEWSQRGERMKHAKRPPTESAE
- a CDS encoding thymidine kinase yields the protein MNDGFQVAGGWIEVVAGVMFSGKSEELMRRVRRATIARKRVQVFKSHLDDRYAGLLAISSHDRRTVEAVPVDSSAQIMLRLDPMAQVIAIDEAQFLDAGIVQVASVLADRGRRVILAGTDTDFRGEPFGAMPQLMAVAEVVDKLHAICVMCGSPASRNQRLIEGKPASYDSPTIMVGAADSYEARCRACHIVPRKDEGQQQLL